One Fuerstiella marisgermanici DNA window includes the following coding sequences:
- a CDS encoding Rne/Rng family ribonuclease, whose protein sequence is MKKEMLINVLQPEESRIAIVEDGVLEELYVERSSAENYVGNIYKGKVVNIEPSIQAAFIDFGVGRNGFLHVSDVEYQYYKHLVKGGDGDSDDDEDDDRPRRGGGRPPKHLNERNARNKPPIQEIFQRGSEVLVQVIKEGIGNKGPTLSTYISIPGRFLVLMPGLQRVGVSRKIDDEKARRNLRQAMRNLKPPSGLGFIVRTAGVDREEADLKRDLKYLLRLWETIVGNIEEKSGPVDIYAESDMMIRTIRDIYTGEIDAVWIDEDAAYQKARDFMKIVMPGHVNRVKRFREPEPMFAYYGVEDEIARIQDRDVPLKGGGSLVIDQTEALVAIDVNSGNFRVDNDAEETAYRMNLRAAEAIARQIRLRDLGGVIVNDFIDMRDERHRRSVENALRNAVKRDRARTRVLRISPFGLIEMTRQRIRPSLRRSVYQDCPCCKGVGQVKTAESLTIEVMRLVMSAGSNDDVATITIEVHDRVASDLNNRKRKEITRLEDERDVVVNIVSRVDVTPEHLSVSCKDDNGRAVVIGE, encoded by the coding sequence ATGAAAAAAGAAATGCTGATCAACGTGTTGCAGCCGGAAGAAAGCCGGATCGCAATCGTTGAAGACGGAGTTCTGGAAGAACTTTACGTCGAACGAAGTAGTGCCGAAAACTACGTCGGGAACATCTACAAAGGAAAAGTCGTCAATATTGAGCCCAGCATTCAGGCGGCTTTTATTGACTTCGGTGTAGGCCGCAACGGCTTTCTGCACGTCAGCGACGTCGAATACCAATACTACAAACACCTTGTGAAAGGTGGCGACGGCGATTCGGACGATGATGAAGACGACGATCGCCCGCGACGTGGTGGTGGACGACCGCCCAAGCACCTGAACGAACGCAACGCCCGGAACAAACCGCCGATTCAGGAGATTTTCCAGCGCGGCAGCGAAGTCCTGGTGCAGGTGATCAAGGAAGGCATCGGCAACAAAGGCCCAACGCTTTCTACTTACATCTCGATCCCCGGACGCTTTCTCGTCCTGATGCCCGGTCTGCAACGCGTCGGCGTTAGTCGCAAGATCGACGACGAAAAAGCGCGACGCAATCTTCGTCAGGCCATGCGAAACCTCAAGCCGCCTTCGGGACTGGGCTTCATCGTTCGCACCGCCGGCGTCGACCGCGAAGAAGCTGATCTGAAACGCGACCTGAAGTACCTGTTGCGGCTCTGGGAAACGATTGTCGGCAACATTGAAGAGAAGTCGGGACCGGTCGACATCTATGCTGAATCAGACATGATGATTCGGACTATTCGAGACATCTACACCGGCGAAATCGACGCCGTTTGGATCGACGAAGACGCTGCCTATCAAAAGGCTCGCGACTTCATGAAGATCGTTATGCCAGGGCACGTGAATCGCGTCAAACGGTTTCGTGAACCCGAGCCGATGTTCGCCTATTACGGCGTGGAAGATGAGATTGCTCGCATCCAGGATCGTGATGTGCCGCTAAAGGGTGGCGGATCGCTGGTGATTGATCAAACGGAAGCACTAGTCGCCATCGACGTGAATAGTGGTAACTTTCGAGTCGACAACGATGCCGAAGAAACAGCTTATCGCATGAATCTGCGAGCAGCCGAAGCCATCGCGCGACAGATTCGCCTGCGTGATCTCGGCGGTGTGATTGTCAATGACTTCATCGACATGCGAGACGAACGGCATCGTCGCAGTGTTGAGAACGCTTTGCGAAACGCAGTCAAACGCGACCGAGCTCGCACCAGAGTTCTGCGGATCAGCCCGTTTGGCCTGATCGAAATGACTCGTCAGCGAATTCGACCATCGTTGCGTCGCAGCGTTTATCAGGACTGCCCATGCTGTAAAGGGGTGGGGCAGGTTAAGACAGCCGAAAGCCTGACGATTGAAGTGATGCGTTTGGTGATGAGTGCTGGCAGCAACGACGATGTTGCGACGATCACGATTGAGGTCCACGATCGAGTCGCCAGTGACCTCAACAATCGCAAACGCAAAGAGATTACTCGACTGGAAGACGAACGCGATGTCGTGGTGAATATCGTGTCGCGAGTCGATGTGACGCCGGAACACCTGTCCGTGAGTTGCAAAGACGACAACGGTCGAGCGGTTGTTATCGGCGAATAG
- a CDS encoding tetratricopeptide repeat protein, producing MNTLFTRTCQRPLLLVMLCLAPLPAAAFDADSDFMFAAGLFKKQRWQYAADAFEGFLNQHPEHPRASLARLYLGLSLNSLEKYGPARTHFQTFITENPDSRNLADAQYGLGECSYYLKNYKPAVEQLSLYLKDHPGHNLNQWASLLLGKSYNALDDHANAERVLEPLIAQKPPIGILADALIALAGSKQAQNQTEPALDLFQQVVDLKSAAHTPRGLAGVASVHMAQKDYVKAAEIYDRVVTEFSGTPVAASSALNSGIAKFQSQNYAQALTTLQNVPADSSASTMASLWKALCRRELGELDIAREELASAFAAAKDTPLAAEILFNRAQVEVLDQKKDVAAQMFMDLADRWPGNSRVAESLFNAAELKMDAGDLPMASRLMERLQKEHPELADDPELSLLQGRMLLNSGKTDEAILLLQKVAEADASSERKTMQRNYHLIRALYKGERYEDAAAAYKKLQDRFEDPKWNAYFGAIALASRSRLELEQYDEAIQLADTFLKLEQNPAKAADALYGRAIANCQLKQFQQADADLAQLMKDFPDDPQTWATTLQSAEIAWQLKEYAAAARFFKLAVQRKSEPKLHLSALSGLAWCHYRLDEFDQAATVFQDIAETYPESDAAHESSFMRGVSLRDAGKKDEAAASFLATYEALEKTAQESSAPNADRYLLESGRNYARLKFAGEDTKAADAVWEKLAERFGDSEQLEGILDEWAYVNLQAGRYDRSDEIYRRLLDKFPNGKFAGQARLSLAESDMQANRLDNALAEFIEIAANEDYRAAEKEAALYHVVDIKAAKRQWEDVLKFGKEFAENYANSPLAPNVGLLYAEGLLDQQQPKEAKTTLTTLRAAVVDGQLKAEPWTERIWVVLAETALAEKRFTDIDPIAAELEQRNAESRFLFQMRDVQGRRWKTQPNPDFAKARDYFASVVSDEVGKGTETAARCQFLIAETWLLEKNYQNAVKEYYRVYLNYAFDDWRARGLFQAAGCEVLLQRPEAASKSYKDLVKEFPGSELAEKAKAKLDQLPPGR from the coding sequence ATGAACACGCTATTCACCCGAACCTGCCAACGGCCACTTCTGTTGGTGATGCTCTGCTTAGCTCCGTTGCCAGCCGCAGCATTCGACGCCGATTCTGATTTCATGTTTGCGGCCGGCCTGTTCAAGAAACAACGGTGGCAGTACGCCGCAGATGCGTTCGAAGGATTCCTCAACCAGCACCCGGAACACCCTCGCGCCAGCCTTGCGCGACTGTACCTTGGACTGTCATTGAATTCCCTGGAAAAATACGGCCCCGCTCGCACCCACTTTCAAACCTTCATCACCGAAAACCCCGACAGCCGAAACCTCGCCGACGCACAGTACGGGCTGGGCGAATGCAGCTACTACTTGAAAAACTACAAACCTGCCGTTGAACAGCTTTCGCTGTATTTGAAAGATCACCCAGGACACAACCTGAACCAATGGGCCTCGCTGCTGCTGGGAAAAAGCTACAACGCACTGGACGATCACGCCAACGCCGAACGTGTGCTTGAACCACTCATCGCACAGAAACCTCCCATTGGTATTCTGGCCGACGCATTGATCGCCCTGGCCGGATCCAAACAGGCTCAAAATCAAACGGAACCAGCGCTCGATCTGTTCCAGCAGGTCGTCGACCTGAAGTCGGCCGCTCATACACCTCGAGGTTTGGCGGGTGTCGCCTCCGTTCACATGGCGCAGAAAGATTATGTGAAAGCGGCCGAGATCTACGATCGTGTGGTGACGGAATTCTCCGGAACACCGGTGGCTGCATCGTCGGCGTTGAATTCAGGGATCGCAAAGTTTCAGTCACAAAACTACGCACAGGCCCTGACGACACTGCAGAACGTGCCTGCCGACTCCAGTGCGTCGACAATGGCTTCGTTGTGGAAGGCATTGTGCCGGCGAGAACTGGGCGAACTCGACATTGCCCGTGAAGAACTGGCTTCCGCATTCGCTGCCGCTAAAGACACACCACTGGCGGCCGAAATTCTGTTCAACCGAGCTCAGGTCGAGGTTCTGGATCAGAAAAAGGACGTTGCGGCCCAGATGTTTATGGATCTGGCGGATCGATGGCCAGGCAATTCACGAGTTGCTGAAAGCCTGTTTAATGCGGCCGAATTAAAGATGGACGCCGGCGATCTGCCAATGGCTTCGCGGCTGATGGAACGACTTCAGAAGGAGCACCCGGAACTGGCAGACGATCCTGAACTAAGCCTGCTGCAGGGACGCATGCTGCTAAACAGCGGCAAGACGGACGAGGCAATTTTGCTGCTACAGAAAGTCGCTGAGGCAGATGCTTCCAGCGAACGAAAAACGATGCAGCGAAACTATCACCTCATCCGAGCCCTGTACAAAGGCGAGCGTTATGAAGACGCAGCGGCGGCGTACAAGAAACTGCAGGACCGATTCGAAGATCCGAAGTGGAATGCTTATTTCGGTGCCATCGCGCTCGCATCACGTTCTCGTTTGGAACTGGAACAGTATGACGAAGCAATCCAGCTCGCGGACACATTTCTGAAACTGGAACAGAACCCTGCAAAGGCTGCCGATGCGTTGTATGGCCGAGCGATTGCGAACTGCCAGTTGAAGCAGTTTCAGCAAGCGGATGCCGACCTGGCACAACTGATGAAAGACTTTCCAGACGATCCGCAAACCTGGGCCACGACACTGCAGTCAGCGGAAATTGCGTGGCAGCTAAAGGAATACGCGGCTGCAGCTCGATTTTTCAAGCTTGCTGTACAAAGGAAATCCGAACCAAAGCTGCATCTGTCAGCGCTGTCCGGGCTGGCGTGGTGTCACTATCGGCTTGACGAATTCGACCAGGCCGCCACGGTGTTTCAGGACATCGCCGAAACCTATCCGGAATCCGACGCCGCACACGAATCATCCTTCATGCGGGGCGTAAGCCTGCGAGACGCCGGCAAGAAAGATGAAGCTGCGGCCTCGTTTCTTGCCACCTACGAAGCTCTGGAAAAAACGGCACAGGAATCGTCAGCTCCGAACGCGGATCGCTACCTGCTGGAATCAGGACGCAACTATGCTCGATTGAAATTCGCTGGTGAGGACACCAAAGCAGCAGACGCCGTATGGGAAAAGCTGGCTGAACGGTTCGGTGATTCCGAACAGCTGGAAGGCATTCTGGATGAATGGGCCTACGTCAATCTGCAGGCAGGCAGGTATGATCGATCGGATGAAATTTACCGTCGCCTGCTCGATAAGTTTCCGAATGGTAAGTTCGCCGGTCAGGCGCGATTGTCGTTGGCGGAAAGCGACATGCAGGCAAACCGACTGGACAATGCGCTGGCAGAATTCATCGAAATCGCGGCGAACGAAGATTACCGCGCTGCTGAAAAAGAAGCCGCGCTCTACCACGTGGTGGATATCAAAGCAGCCAAACGGCAGTGGGAGGACGTGCTGAAATTTGGCAAGGAGTTTGCCGAAAACTACGCAAACAGCCCACTGGCCCCGAACGTCGGTTTGCTTTACGCGGAAGGCCTGCTTGATCAACAGCAACCTAAAGAAGCAAAGACCACACTGACCACACTTCGAGCGGCGGTTGTCGACGGCCAGTTGAAGGCCGAACCATGGACGGAACGAATTTGGGTCGTCCTTGCCGAAACGGCTCTGGCAGAAAAGCGGTTCACTGATATCGATCCGATCGCGGCGGAACTGGAACAGCGAAATGCAGAATCGCGGTTTCTGTTTCAAATGCGAGACGTACAAGGGCGCCGCTGGAAGACTCAGCCGAACCCCGACTTTGCCAAAGCGCGTGACTACTTTGCGTCTGTTGTTTCTGATGAAGTCGGCAAAGGCACAGAAACGGCCGCGCGTTGTCAGTTTCTGATCGCGGAAACGTGGCTGCTCGAAAAGAACTATCAGAACGCAGTGAAGGAATACTATCGCGTTTATCTTAACTACGCCTTCGACGACTGGCGTGCACGCGGGCTGTTTCAGGCAGCCGGCTGTGAGGTCCTGCTACAGCGTCCTGAAGCGGCAAGCAAAAGCTACAAGGATCTGGTCAAGGAATTCCCCGGCTCAGAGCTCGCTGAAAAAGCTAAGGCCAAGCTGGATCAGTTGCCACCTGGCCGCTAA
- a CDS encoding inositol monophosphatase family protein: MSEPSSPPIDPNQLLAAAIKAAHAGGAILQDWVGRFSVREKKRADLVTEADHASQKTIFEIISAEFPDHGYLGEEGLNQTSEASDYRWIIDPLDGTSNYVHGFPYYAVSIGVQKGDTLIAGVVFDPNRDETFTAVKGAGAQLNGSKITTSGETNLQMAMGMASLPVGADPTDPAVQRFLNSMSHMQTVQRSGSAALNLACVASGRIDAFWSTSLKPWDVAAGALLVLEAGGTLTDIKGDTIDIMVPSLLAASSPTIAQSLASLFS; encoded by the coding sequence ATGTCTGAACCGTCTTCCCCACCCATTGACCCGAATCAACTTTTGGCAGCAGCCATCAAGGCCGCTCATGCCGGCGGTGCAATCCTGCAGGACTGGGTCGGGCGTTTTTCGGTGCGCGAAAAAAAACGAGCGGACCTCGTGACCGAGGCCGATCATGCGTCGCAGAAAACCATCTTCGAAATCATTTCGGCCGAATTCCCCGATCACGGATACTTGGGAGAGGAAGGTCTGAACCAGACGTCGGAAGCGTCTGACTATCGCTGGATCATTGACCCGCTGGATGGAACTTCTAACTATGTGCATGGCTTTCCATACTACGCGGTTTCAATCGGCGTTCAAAAGGGTGACACCCTGATTGCCGGAGTCGTCTTTGACCCGAACCGCGACGAAACATTTACCGCAGTGAAGGGAGCTGGAGCGCAATTGAATGGTTCCAAAATTACGACCAGCGGCGAAACCAATCTGCAAATGGCGATGGGCATGGCCAGCTTGCCGGTTGGAGCCGATCCGACCGATCCGGCTGTTCAGCGGTTCCTGAATTCGATGAGCCATATGCAAACCGTACAGCGAAGCGGATCGGCAGCATTGAATCTGGCCTGCGTCGCGTCGGGGCGTATTGATGCGTTCTGGTCCACCAGCCTGAAGCCATGGGATGTGGCGGCCGGGGCGTTGCTGGTACTGGAAGCCGGAGGAACTCTGACCGATATCAAGGGTGATACAATAGATATTATGGTGCCAAGCCTGCTGGCCGCCAGCAGCCCCACAATTGCTCAATCCCTTGCATCCCTCTTCAGTTGA
- a CDS encoding LamG-like jellyroll fold domain-containing protein, which translates to MSGPSAQYQSHQGSPVYAQTNPVVLHAASPVQYSASFPAAASSSHFVPQISYDGFVSNQRAMCYPPLVRRSQGRSFGPPAEAITSASNPPVIHYASPPVVNRAAHGSGRWSQVGVGSPVLSGDGLQVHQQVIPEQAHNLAVPQGRAVEGSADLTIPLTPGPSPDEPAPKQSPEPNVPPKEQAGDAKGAEKMDAREAKSVGPDESKEAADPQETPKPKPQPKPRKPRKEKPGKRKPITLSTPVLAWNVPDSLHSRHDHEIASHEIASRDKIRIDAHNGLDLQSGWVQFPESSKNLLSGIQKSKQFLIVANVTCRNDDQKGPARILSCSKDVSARNFTLAQDGHKFVIRIRSSVKDPNGTEHETSFGRVLPGKPQQVAVRYDGRELECYVDGELVTERKFKTDFKSWERFPVVAGNEFSADRPWSGTIHSLAVLPTANRVQLKEFFKKK; encoded by the coding sequence TTGTCAGGACCGTCTGCTCAATATCAAAGCCACCAGGGTTCACCTGTCTATGCTCAGACAAACCCTGTCGTGCTGCACGCTGCGTCGCCCGTGCAATATTCTGCGTCGTTTCCGGCCGCCGCTTCATCAAGCCACTTTGTTCCGCAGATTTCGTACGACGGATTCGTGTCGAATCAACGAGCGATGTGCTATCCGCCTCTCGTCAGACGATCACAGGGGCGAAGCTTCGGTCCGCCGGCAGAAGCCATCACTTCAGCATCAAATCCACCAGTGATCCACTATGCCTCGCCGCCTGTCGTCAACAGAGCAGCCCATGGCTCCGGACGCTGGTCGCAAGTAGGCGTTGGTTCCCCGGTGTTGTCTGGCGATGGGCTTCAGGTGCATCAGCAAGTTATTCCGGAACAGGCCCACAACCTCGCCGTTCCCCAAGGGCGCGCTGTCGAAGGAAGCGCCGACCTGACAATCCCGCTCACGCCAGGCCCCAGTCCCGACGAGCCAGCGCCGAAACAATCGCCGGAGCCCAATGTGCCGCCGAAGGAGCAAGCTGGAGACGCGAAAGGCGCCGAGAAGATGGACGCCCGCGAGGCTAAGTCGGTAGGCCCCGATGAGTCAAAGGAGGCAGCTGACCCTCAGGAAACACCAAAACCCAAGCCGCAGCCGAAACCCCGGAAACCTCGGAAAGAAAAGCCAGGCAAACGTAAACCGATCACGTTGTCGACTCCGGTGCTCGCGTGGAATGTTCCCGATTCATTGCATTCTCGCCACGACCACGAAATCGCATCTCACGAAATCGCGTCGCGTGACAAGATTCGCATCGATGCGCACAACGGACTGGACCTGCAGAGCGGTTGGGTGCAGTTTCCGGAATCGTCAAAGAACCTGCTCAGCGGCATCCAGAAGTCGAAGCAGTTCTTGATCGTGGCGAATGTCACATGTCGCAACGACGATCAGAAAGGTCCGGCTCGAATTTTAAGTTGCTCGAAAGACGTCAGTGCACGCAACTTCACGCTGGCTCAGGACGGACACAAATTCGTGATCCGAATTCGCAGCAGCGTGAAAGATCCAAACGGCACCGAACACGAAACGTCGTTTGGGCGAGTTCTCCCGGGTAAGCCGCAGCAGGTGGCCGTTCGCTACGACGGGCGTGAGCTGGAATGCTACGTCGACGGCGAACTGGTCACCGAACGGAAGTTCAAGACGGACTTCAAGTCGTGGGAACGGTTCCCGGTTGTCGCGGGCAATGAATTCAGTGCGGATCGACCGTGGTCCGGCACGATCCATTCACTGGCCGTTCTGCCAACCGCCAATCGCGTTCAGTTGAAAGAATTCTTCAAGAAGAAGTAG
- a CDS encoding DinB family protein translates to MFANSLGLLKLRENLLRADIGVPPIPANLRHMSNQEIPTSDAAARILEGTIGQIEFARQYVLELLEATPRELWFQMPSDLPTHVAWQVGHLAVSQYGLLMFRVRGRRPEDLELIPGTFRKAFTRESVPNADPASQPSADELLERLNRVHELATAELANVDPAVLLEPVDMPYAAYPIKLGAILFCPLHEHIHAGQIGLLRRALGLPSVR, encoded by the coding sequence GTGTTTGCGAATTCTCTCGGGTTGCTGAAACTTCGCGAAAATTTGCTGCGGGCCGACATTGGAGTGCCTCCGATTCCTGCTAACCTGCGGCACATGAGTAACCAGGAAATCCCAACCAGTGACGCGGCCGCCAGAATTCTGGAGGGCACCATTGGACAAATCGAATTCGCACGCCAGTACGTTCTGGAACTGCTTGAAGCGACGCCTCGCGAATTGTGGTTTCAGATGCCTTCCGACCTGCCGACTCATGTGGCCTGGCAGGTTGGACACCTGGCCGTCAGCCAGTACGGATTGCTGATGTTTCGCGTCAGAGGCCGAAGGCCCGAGGACCTGGAACTGATCCCGGGCACGTTTCGCAAGGCGTTTACTCGCGAATCCGTGCCAAATGCCGACCCGGCCAGTCAACCGTCCGCCGACGAGTTGCTGGAACGGCTGAATCGCGTTCATGAACTGGCGACGGCAGAACTTGCTAACGTTGATCCCGCTGTGCTGCTGGAACCGGTCGACATGCCATACGCCGCGTACCCGATCAAACTGGGAGCCATCCTGTTTTGCCCGCTGCACGAACATATTCACGCCGGCCAAATCGGCCTGCTGCGAAGAGCACTCGGCTTGCCGTCCGTCCGCTGA
- a CDS encoding aldo/keto reductase, protein MEYIPLKWGAQLPKVGFGFWKVDKDQTADVCRSVIEVGYRHLDCACDYGNEVEVGQGIKAAISDGLCDREDLWVTSKLWNTYHAPEHVHQACQRSLDDLGLDYLDLYLIHFPIAQRFVPFEKNYPPGWFFDPDATNPVVEEARVPMHETWQAMEELATSGLVRNIGICNFGTSQIRDLLSYARIRPAVLQVETHPYLTQEKLLRYCDQEKIAYTAFSPLGAQSYFSLGMADSSEAVMESDVVRNIATACGKSPAQVLLRWGVQRGTAVIPKTSKRERMEENINVFDFELTDEQMTAISGLNQGRRFNDPGDFGEAAFNTFLPIYE, encoded by the coding sequence ATGGAATATATTCCGCTAAAATGGGGCGCGCAACTGCCTAAAGTTGGGTTCGGATTCTGGAAGGTCGATAAAGACCAGACGGCGGACGTTTGCCGTTCTGTGATCGAAGTCGGCTATCGTCATCTCGACTGTGCCTGCGACTATGGCAATGAAGTCGAAGTGGGGCAGGGCATCAAAGCTGCGATCAGCGACGGGCTTTGCGATCGCGAGGACCTGTGGGTCACATCTAAGCTGTGGAATACCTACCACGCTCCCGAACATGTCCACCAGGCCTGCCAGCGATCACTCGATGACCTTGGGCTGGATTATCTCGATCTGTATCTGATTCACTTTCCAATCGCTCAGCGCTTCGTGCCGTTCGAAAAGAACTATCCGCCCGGTTGGTTTTTCGATCCGGATGCAACGAACCCGGTTGTGGAAGAGGCGCGAGTTCCCATGCACGAAACGTGGCAGGCGATGGAAGAACTGGCCACATCGGGACTCGTGCGAAACATCGGCATTTGTAACTTCGGGACCAGTCAGATTCGTGACCTTCTGAGCTACGCTCGAATCAGGCCGGCCGTGCTTCAGGTTGAAACTCATCCGTATCTGACTCAGGAAAAGCTGCTTCGCTACTGCGACCAGGAAAAGATCGCCTACACCGCGTTCTCGCCACTGGGGGCTCAAAGTTACTTCAGCCTTGGCATGGCTGATTCTTCTGAAGCCGTGATGGAAAGCGACGTCGTCAGGAACATCGCCACCGCCTGCGGCAAGTCGCCCGCTCAGGTCCTGCTGCGTTGGGGCGTGCAACGAGGCACCGCTGTTATCCCCAAGACGTCTAAACGCGAACGCATGGAAGAGAACATCAACGTGTTCGATTTCGAACTCACGGACGAGCAGATGACAGCAATCTCGGGACTTAACCAGGGCCGTCGCTTTAACGATCCCGGCGACTTCGGCGAAGCGGCCTTCAATACTTTCCTCCCAATCTACGAATAG
- a CDS encoding TauD/TfdA family dioxygenase, producing MQVSPLNLDTLRSDDGSTTFPLVLACETSDATLDDTATWIEQNRDDLNAQASAHGAILFRGFPLATDQDFDRFIAAFDFPNFTYKDSLSNAVRTNRTERVFTANEAPPDVSIFLHHEMAQTPMYPSKLFFFCEKAAEEGGATPLCRSDVLFARMQKEVPDFAADCINKGLLYSHVMPAVDDAASGMGRSWQSTWKATTPEEAETRMTGLGYTWEWQDDGCLKVTTPKLQAVRDLGDGRTSFFNQLIAAFKGWKDARNDPSKSITFGDGSPLDPGLMNRVIDMAEEITFDVPWQTGDVALVDNYVTMHGRRTFQGTRKVLASLVAS from the coding sequence ATGCAAGTCTCACCTCTCAACCTCGACACTCTTCGCAGCGACGACGGCAGTACAACCTTCCCGTTGGTCCTCGCCTGCGAAACTTCCGACGCAACACTGGACGACACCGCCACCTGGATTGAGCAAAACCGTGACGATCTCAATGCCCAGGCATCGGCTCATGGAGCGATCCTGTTTCGGGGCTTCCCGCTCGCCACAGATCAGGACTTCGACCGCTTTATCGCCGCCTTCGATTTCCCCAACTTCACGTATAAGGATTCGCTGTCCAATGCGGTGCGTACCAATCGCACAGAACGAGTGTTCACCGCCAACGAAGCGCCGCCCGATGTGAGCATCTTTTTGCATCATGAGATGGCTCAAACGCCGATGTACCCATCCAAGCTGTTCTTCTTCTGCGAAAAAGCGGCGGAAGAAGGCGGGGCGACTCCCCTGTGTCGCAGCGACGTGTTGTTCGCGCGTATGCAGAAAGAAGTGCCCGACTTTGCCGCCGACTGTATCAACAAAGGCTTGCTGTATTCGCACGTCATGCCTGCCGTTGACGACGCCGCCTCCGGCATGGGACGAAGCTGGCAGAGTACGTGGAAGGCGACGACGCCTGAGGAAGCCGAAACCCGCATGACGGGACTTGGCTACACGTGGGAATGGCAGGACGATGGTTGCCTGAAGGTCACGACGCCAAAACTGCAGGCTGTACGAGATCTCGGCGATGGGCGCACGTCGTTCTTCAATCAGTTGATCGCTGCCTTTAAAGGCTGGAAGGACGCTCGCAACGATCCTTCCAAATCCATCACGTTCGGCGATGGCTCGCCACTGGATCCGGGCTTGATGAATCGAGTGATCGATATGGCAGAAGAGATCACGTTTGATGTGCCCTGGCAAACGGGCGACGTGGCTTTGGTTGATAACTACGTCACCATGCACGGCCGCCGTACGTTTCAGGGAACTCGCAAGGTGCTGGCTTCGCTGGTGGCATCATGA
- a CDS encoding Gfo/Idh/MocA family protein — MSCINIGLLGAGWFGREAHLKNLLRVSDVNVTAVSSRSTESRDAAKELIGDHLQTFDNWRDVLKVAELDAVIVALTNDQHHAAAMASFDAGKHVLCEKPLGLTIAECDEIIAAAQTAGKVLQVGHEMRHQALYQRMNTMVEAGDVGDPRIMWCREYRGPMRPGWRSSEQLTGGLLLEKNCHHFDLFNWMLDTPPVRVSAFGGKDVLTDRELLDNAQVLVEYEGGRRAVLEICLFAPTGGDCEIGIVGSGGRIDTKNQAIHLEYHRFDPQEHFAEQVADPDDDAGFKDASGRVDRGIKAELAHFLDCCRTGNTPLNDGAAARMNVAVCLAAQKAIATGRVVTIDEVLNESTS, encoded by the coding sequence ATGAGCTGCATCAACATCGGACTCCTTGGAGCTGGCTGGTTCGGCCGGGAAGCCCACCTGAAAAATCTGCTGCGTGTGTCAGACGTCAACGTCACGGCGGTCAGTAGCCGCAGTACCGAAAGCCGAGACGCCGCCAAGGAACTCATCGGCGATCACCTGCAAACGTTCGACAACTGGCGGGACGTGCTGAAGGTTGCAGAACTCGACGCGGTAATTGTCGCTCTGACCAACGATCAGCATCACGCCGCCGCGATGGCGTCCTTCGACGCTGGTAAGCACGTGCTGTGTGAAAAACCGCTGGGCCTGACGATCGCCGAATGCGACGAAATCATCGCCGCGGCCCAAACGGCTGGCAAGGTGTTGCAAGTCGGTCACGAGATGCGGCACCAGGCGTTGTATCAGCGCATGAATACGATGGTCGAAGCGGGCGACGTCGGCGATCCTCGCATCATGTGGTGCCGGGAATACCGAGGCCCCATGCGGCCGGGCTGGCGTTCCAGCGAGCAACTTACGGGCGGTCTGTTGCTGGAAAAAAACTGCCATCACTTCGACCTCTTCAACTGGATGCTGGACACGCCGCCTGTGCGAGTTTCTGCCTTTGGTGGCAAAGACGTGCTGACGGATCGCGAGCTACTCGACAACGCTCAGGTGTTGGTTGAATACGAAGGTGGTCGCCGCGCTGTCCTGGAAATTTGCCTGTTTGCTCCGACCGGCGGCGATTGCGAAATCGGAATCGTTGGTAGCGGTGGCCGCATCGATACGAAGAACCAGGCCATTCACCTGGAATATCACCGTTTTGATCCGCAGGAGCACTTTGCAGAACAGGTGGCCGATCCGGACGATGATGCCGGCTTCAAAGATGCATCCGGCCGAGTCGATCGCGGCATAAAAGCAGAACTGGCTCACTTCCTTGATTGCTGTCGCACGGGGAACACACCGCTGAATGACGGAGCAGCCGCAAGAATGAATGTGGCTGTATGCCTGGCGGCGCAGAAAGCGATCGCGACGGGGCGAGTGGTCACGATCGACGAAGTGCTGAACGAATCAACTTCCTGA